The proteins below come from a single Rosa rugosa chromosome 2, drRosRugo1.1, whole genome shotgun sequence genomic window:
- the LOC133732105 gene encoding protein farnesyltransferase subunit beta-like isoform X1, with protein MPHLATTYAAVNSLITLGGHKALSSINRRELYTFLRRMKQPSGGFRMHDAGEIDVRACYTAISVVSVLNILDHELVDNVGSYILSCQTYEGGISGEPGSEAHGGYTFCGLATMILINEVNCLDLPRLIDWLVFRQGKECGFQGRTNKLVDGCYSFWQGGAFALLQRIPSVSEEQIVLPDVGHCTLDTSHTSTTSRISEVGNSSEGTSSQVDDTRGFRQEGLKVPFPVNYNDIGYDFINRSVEMKPLFHAIALQRYILLCTQAENGGLIDKPGKSRDFYHTCYCLSGLSVCQHICSDADSPVLPRAVSGPYSNLLEPIHPLFNVVLDQYHEAREFFTTHRAPFNSEVLH; from the exons ATGCCACATCTTGCAACAACTTATGCTGCAGTCAATTCACTGATTACTCTGGGTGGTCATAAAGCTCTTTCATCAATTAATAG ACGTGAACTGTACACGTTTCTGCGGCGAATGAAACAACCAAGTGGGGGCTTCAG GATGCATGATGCTGGAGAAATTGATGTTCGGGCTTGCTACACTGCCATTTCT GTAGTAAGTGTTTTGAACATTTTGGATCACGAACTGGTTGATAATGTTGGAAGTTACATCTTAAG TTGTCAGACTTATGAAGGTGGTATATCTGGGGAACCTGGTTCTGAAGCTCATGGTGG GTACACCTTTTGTGGGCTGGCAACAATGATTCTGATCAATGAGGTCAATTGTTTGGACTTGCCTAGACTAAtt GATTGGTTGGTATTTCGACAAGGGAAGGAATGTGGATTTCAGGGGAGGACTAATAAGTTAGTTGATGGTTGCTACTCTTTCTGGCAG GGAGGTGCATTTGCATTATTGCAAAGAATACCTTCAGTTAGTGAGGAGCAAATTGTGCTACCGGATGTGGGACACTGCACTTTGGATACCTCACACACTTCTACAACATCTCGTATATCTGAAGTGGGCAACAGTTCTGAAGGTACTTCATCTCAGGTTGATGACACCAGAGGTTTTAGGCAAGAAG GGTTGAAGGTTCCCTTTCCAGTGAATTACAATGATATTGGATATGATTTTATCAACAGAAGTGTAGAAATGAAGCCGCTTTTCCATGCCATTGCATTGCAGCGGTACATACTTTTATGCACACAG GCAGAGAATGGTGGACTGATAGACAAACCTGGCAAATCTAGAGATTTTTATCACACATGTTATTGCCTAAGTGGTCTCTCTGTATGTCAACATATCTGCTCAGATGCTGACTCCCCAGTTTTGCCTAGAGCAGTTTCGGGTCCCTATTCCAATCTGTTGGAACCGATTCATCCCCTCTTCAACGTCGTCTTAGATCAGTATCATGAAGCGCGGGAATTCTTCACTACACACCGGGCACCATTCAACTCCGAGGTTCTCCATTAA
- the LOC133732105 gene encoding protein farnesyltransferase subunit beta-like isoform X2, giving the protein MKQPSGGFRMHDAGEIDVRACYTAISVVSVLNILDHELVDNVGSYILSCQTYEGGISGEPGSEAHGGYTFCGLATMILINEVNCLDLPRLIDWLVFRQGKECGFQGRTNKLVDGCYSFWQGGAFALLQRIPSVSEEQIVLPDVGHCTLDTSHTSTTSRISEVGNSSEGTSSQVDDTRGFRQEGLKVPFPVNYNDIGYDFINRSVEMKPLFHAIALQRYILLCTQAENGGLIDKPGKSRDFYHTCYCLSGLSVCQHICSDADSPVLPRAVSGPYSNLLEPIHPLFNVVLDQYHEAREFFTTHRAPFNSEVLH; this is encoded by the exons ATGAAACAACCAAGTGGGGGCTTCAG GATGCATGATGCTGGAGAAATTGATGTTCGGGCTTGCTACACTGCCATTTCT GTAGTAAGTGTTTTGAACATTTTGGATCACGAACTGGTTGATAATGTTGGAAGTTACATCTTAAG TTGTCAGACTTATGAAGGTGGTATATCTGGGGAACCTGGTTCTGAAGCTCATGGTGG GTACACCTTTTGTGGGCTGGCAACAATGATTCTGATCAATGAGGTCAATTGTTTGGACTTGCCTAGACTAAtt GATTGGTTGGTATTTCGACAAGGGAAGGAATGTGGATTTCAGGGGAGGACTAATAAGTTAGTTGATGGTTGCTACTCTTTCTGGCAG GGAGGTGCATTTGCATTATTGCAAAGAATACCTTCAGTTAGTGAGGAGCAAATTGTGCTACCGGATGTGGGACACTGCACTTTGGATACCTCACACACTTCTACAACATCTCGTATATCTGAAGTGGGCAACAGTTCTGAAGGTACTTCATCTCAGGTTGATGACACCAGAGGTTTTAGGCAAGAAG GGTTGAAGGTTCCCTTTCCAGTGAATTACAATGATATTGGATATGATTTTATCAACAGAAGTGTAGAAATGAAGCCGCTTTTCCATGCCATTGCATTGCAGCGGTACATACTTTTATGCACACAG GCAGAGAATGGTGGACTGATAGACAAACCTGGCAAATCTAGAGATTTTTATCACACATGTTATTGCCTAAGTGGTCTCTCTGTATGTCAACATATCTGCTCAGATGCTGACTCCCCAGTTTTGCCTAGAGCAGTTTCGGGTCCCTATTCCAATCTGTTGGAACCGATTCATCCCCTCTTCAACGTCGTCTTAGATCAGTATCATGAAGCGCGGGAATTCTTCACTACACACCGGGCACCATTCAACTCCGAGGTTCTCCATTAA